gtatataacctgttttgaccatagtatgtgtaaaggccaaaaacgcctatgaccatacccgctgtttgtgttgaatagtcaaacataaaactattcaatcttatttttttctattgaatgtttatcctaacaagttgaataaatattataaagcttcaaaacggttggtcgagcatgtttggttgtcaatgggacaccaacattacaaattttgaaaaaatattttgggatttttttgtctttttgggtccaaaatgtggattataattggtcagtgaagaaaacaacagtttggacatgaagttcaaggtgtcctgaaaaaagggacccaacttggccattgtgaacatttttttctttgaaatataaaggcaacatcaaatgcatgcaaattctgccaaaataggcttaggtgttaaagggttaacaagttaaacgatgattgacagattgctgcccggcttctttggccagatcaaagccatcgttaactttaataagcaagtgccgcagtgacagaggaacaaagggctgcgagagggagggtgtgaggctgtgcacAGAGCAGAAACCAAGGCatatgtggatttaaaaaaataaactatcgcacgtgcttgcgatgggactatcacgcacatcgcgatggcgatgtttaaacgatacatcgttcaggcttaatatcTATTatacaatagcagcacaaacgaaaggcACAATTTCGGGTCTATTTCTATCTAAAAACTGGTACTGGAtcccaaaaaaatgttcaaaagtaAGTTTCTTTCAGCCTCCTAAAATTATATATGCCTGTTTTGTTGTAGCATTTGCCTGCACATGCTGCTGCACCATTCATGTTGACATAGAGGAGCTAAAAGTGCTAAAATTGTCCGTAGATACTAATTAGCTCGTGTGCTAATGTGTGCTTGTCTGATTAGCATTAAAAATATGTTGAAATTTTTGCCTTAAAAGCAGTTTTGTGTTTAAATTTCAGAAGTTTAGCACTTTACCGTACCATCATGATCTTTCCAGTCTTGCCCAACGTGATACCAGAGTTCCTGAAGCCGGATTGGACAGCTCCTgatagctttaaaaaaaaaaaaaaaaattaacgggtcacttcctgttgattttgggttactaaacgggaagtgactcaagaatgttgcCAAATGACTCAGCacactcaaaattaacaggaagtcacctgtaaatgccctactttcagtgccattgacggcgatagacgtccaatctagtaAAAATTagcggtgtcaaacgattaaaatttttaatcgagttaattacagcttaaaaattaatcgtaattaatcgcaattcaaaccatctataaaatatgccatatttttctgtaaattattgttggaaagataagacaagatggatatatacattcaacatacggtacataaggactgtatttcttataacaataaatcaacaagatggcattgctattattaacattctgttaaagcaatccatggatagaaagacttgtaggtcttataagataaatgttagtacaagtgatagaaatgttatattaaaactagggctgtcaaaattatcgcgttaacgcgcggtaattcatttttttaattaatcacgttaaaatatttgatgcaattaacgcacatgtcccgctcagacagtattctgccttttgttacgttttacagcaaggctttttgtgctgtctaacagcgaactcttgtggtcgctttgcgacatggtttattgttttcttgccagttcaatatgggctGATTAACTGTGGATTTGTAATGTAGTTAATGTTGAGTTCAAATAGAATTGCACTTTATTTACTCACATATACTCATGTTACGTCATAGTTTTAATCTTACATTTAAATGTATCAATCGATTTAACtgtattaactagggctgtcaaaattaaagcattaacgggcggtaattaattttttaaattaatcacgttaaaatatttgacgcaattaacgcacatgccccgctcagacagatttaaatgacagtacagtgaaatgcccacttgttaattgttttatggagttttgccgccctctgctggcgcttgggtgcgactgattttataggcttcagcacacataagcattgtgtaagtaattattgacatcaacaatgacgggctactagtttattttttgattgaacattttataaatgaaaacgaaaacattaagaggggttttaattagggctgtcaaaattatcgcgttaacgcgcggtaattaatttttttaattaatcacgttaaagtatttgacgcaattaacgctcatgtcccgctcagaaagtattctgccttttggtaagttttacagcaaggctttttgtcctgtccaacagcgaactcttgtggtcgctttgcaacatggtttattgtttactTGCCaggtcattatggctgcacgacgtctcgggctgataatgttgtgcttatatgatccttgggcaagatttgtccgtaagtatggtttttgtaaagaatgtacatattatgttagtaagcgaaatgttatattttttgtatgagacgctttttgtttatgtttagtgaacctgtatagcgtgctaagctaacgttgttgctaatgcaatgcttgtgtacttttttttttgtaattttacgacggtctaaagaggacaatggtttgaggccattttattaataaatcagatgaaaaaggaagtctaattattgagtcgtcgttcactagctgtctagctttggaaaaagtagacgcttcggagtgaggacagcatggacagatttgaatgacagtaaagtgaaatgcccactacagtccttatgtaccgtatgtttacagaatatatatatatataatttacagaaaaatatggcatattttatcgatggtttgaattgcgattaattgcgattaattacgattaattaatttttaagctgtaattaactcgattaaaaattttaatcgtttgacagccctagtttaatataaaatttctacaacttgcactaacatttatcttttaagaactacaagtctttctatccatggatcgctttaagagaatgttaataatgttaatgccatcttgttgatttattgttatattaaacaaatacagtccttatgtaccgtatgttgaatgtatatatccatcttgtcttatctttccattccaacaataatttaccgaataatatggcatattttatagatggtttgaattgcgattaattacgattcattaatttttaagctgtaattaactcgattaaattttatctttgacagccctagtattaacACCTttacagtggtaaagcatatgtCTAGTCAGCAGTATAGTACCGCTCACTGCGGATTCTGAACTTCAGAAATTCTAACAAGTTACTCCAGCTATTCAGAAGATGGCAGTTTTGCATCACATCATGTCTGCATTCCGGGCAGTTGTAGTTCATTTGAACTTGTTCATCAAATGTTTGGCAACCACCTTTGTCCTCACCAATAACTGTGCGTTCTCTAGTGTCCTGCACTGAACATGGAGCACAAAGGGTTCAAATTTAAGCACGGCATTCCCGCAAGAGTTGGCCAGAGCAGTCATCTGAAAAGCAAAATCATACCACAACAGTAAGTATCTGCAAATAATGAATAGGTTCATTACATAAAACATGCTTACCACGTCATCAAATTTGCATTTCTGATGCGAGACAAACAGCCAGGTCAGATTTTTCTTCTGCACAACACAGCTTTCGGAAGCCTcaaacagataaataacaattaTTAATCAAATAATGTGGGCATTTTTTACGTGACAAACTGCTCAAATGCGATGAAAAGTCTTTTATTCGCTAAAAGAAGTCAAAATACTTCATCGCTCACCGTCTCCATGACTGTAATTCTTCCGGAGCACGAGCTGGTTGTGAAATACTCCTCACAGCTATTGAGCATAGACACTAAATCCACGATATCTTCATCCACATTGGCTTTTTTACTAAGATCGGCTTTGTTCAGACACCGTTTCTTCCACTCGCTAAAGGTCTTCTCCATTTTGTGAAGTTTGTCACGAACATGAACATTACATCGAAACCGGTGTGTGGTGAGAAATAAACAAGCGCTCCTTCTTCTTCGTGACTATTTAAGTACGCTTTGAAATGCTCAATACTCATTACCGCCACCCGTTGATTTGTAGTAATTACTGCATTGCTTGAAAATGGTGATTTGTAACTCATTTCAATTAATAGCAGGATGCAAAGAGCTACATGATTggactttttaactcattggctgcaattgacggtgATTGATGTCCAATCCTTTTAAAGTGAGGGATGgcgccataagcggattttaagcggTGGCAGGGGGTCCAggccccccccccggtggccgaaaagtgtcattgcatgtaaatgactttcctatagaccctacccaccaacgtcacaaaatcacgtgatcgctgtattgttccgcccccttgtcggtcattttgtgtctgtattatcaatggtctcaattgatcgagcaatttataatgcatttcatggaagacccggtgctttcggatgccgtgaactcacttgatgcgttgcataaaaggcgttatgtggaaaggcttcagtttatccattcgccagatccatatttgatgcctaaatcgatgtttttcgacccgctgtcttcgccgtatttgcctgacatctgctagctaccctgatatgtacaactatcttgtccacacaaaatcagcctattctcacgaatgtttgaaaaactttaagagcttggaggcttataaatacttcgttgctggttgggtgaaacaggtcctcgtccacgagaattcggcaggaatctatcttgtgctcggaaaggtgagttacgaaattttcaattcaaaatcttttgttcttgctaagatccactgtcaagtctaatgtatttcatgtcatttgtcaatggagctagggcttttaatgtttatatggtttagcgatagcactctcactacatacatacgtgtatgttgtcggcgattagcctagcaatgatcttaattgtggttgccagcccaaaaccctctaaatatatattaaatgcatcttaccagatataaaatgactactacataatctgtggtaatcgtttggagcccagttttctcgtcgaattgcagcagcccatctagctctcctctccgggtctctcggaatccggtagaacttcaagtctctccgtctatcttctctgttattgcagctgaccgccacacacgccttcaccatttcgattattaatgttaacgagcagaaaaacacgccgtaaataggaggaatgtacgtagccgtaacaggtaaacacgatgtgttgacggacaattgggcggcaccagtcaggagggcggagttgtgacgtcacgtgggtagggtctatataaaagttgtaaagcaataaaactgcaacaaaatgaatgaaatgaacaaaaaaaacatatttctataATTGGTAGAAATTATTTTTtgcgcaccttagacagtcatttgctttgcttataacttaaaatatatatatacctgtgtatatatatatatatatatattagggctgtcaaaattatcgcattaacgcgcggtaattaattttttaaatttatcacgttaaaatatttgacgcaattaacgcacatgtccctctcagaaagtattctgccttctggtaagttttacagcaaggctttttttgctgtccaacagcgaactcttgtggtcgctttgcgacatggtttattgttttcttgccagttcattatggctgcacgacgtctcgggctcatAATGTTGtgctatatgatccttggacaagatttgtccgtaagtatggttgttgtaaagaatgtacatattatgttagtaagcgaaatgttatattttttgtatgagacgctttttgtttacgtttagtgaacctgtatagtgtgctaagctaacgttgttgctaatgcatgcttgtgtacttttattttgtagttttacggcggtctaaagaggacaatggtttgaggctattttattaataaatcagatgaaaaaggaagaagtctaattattaaggcgtcgttcactagctgtctagctttggaaaaagtagacgcttcggagtgaggacggcatagagagatttaaatgacaatagagtgaaatgcccactacagtccttatgtaccgtatgttgaatgtatatatccatcttgtgttttatctttccattccaacaatttattttacagaatatatatataatttacagaaaaatatggcatattttatagatggtttgaattgcgattaattgcgattaattaatccaTGCTTTTCGTTTTGGCCATTGAACCTCTTGCAGTAGCTATTAGATCTAACCGATATATACCAGGAATAAATAGAGGAGGCATAGAACATAAAGTTTCATTGTACGCTGACGACTTACTCCTTTACATATCTAAAGCTCAAACTTCGATTCCACCTACTCTTGACCTGCTACAACGATTCGGCAGATTCTCAGGTTACAAGCTCAATCTCCATAAGAGTGAATTGATGCCTTTAGATGTTGTCAAATTTGAAATTGGTGAAGTCAGCTTCCCTTTTAAAGTGAATATTAGTAGCTTTAATTACTTGGGAATATCGGTAACCAAGCAATATAAGGGACTCCGTGAGCATAACTTTGACAGGCTGTTGGTTCTGACTAAGACTGATCTGGCTAATTGGTCACTACTGCATACCTCACTAGCAGCACGCGTTAATGCTGTCAAGATGACGGTATTGCCCAGATATTTATACTTGTTTCAATGTTTGCCTATTTTCATTCCCgcttcatattttaaaaaattggattcaatTATTTCTTCTTATATATGGAATAATAAACAGCCACGTTTACGTAAAGAATTCCTGCAAGGGGCTAAATGCGAGGGCGGTTTGGCTCTTCCTAACTTTCAGTTGTATTACTGGGCcgcaaatttaaattgtatGGCATATTGGTCATATTACCATCTTAAGGAGAATGGTCCCACTTGGGTGCAGATGGAATCACGTGCATGTCTCCCAAATTCATTAGCCGCCTTGTGTGGTGCGCCACTGCCCTTGACAGTTGGGATATCGGGAAATAACCCGGTATTATCTCACTCCCTTCGGATACTTTCtcaatttaggaaaaaaaatggtgtagtTGGTACTTGCCTTTTTAGCCCAGTGGTGTCGAATCATTTTTTTGTACCCTCAACAGTTGATAAAGCCTTTCATTTGTGGTCCAGCCTGGGTcttacacatttaaatgaccTTTTTGTGGATGATATTTTTGCCTCTTTCGCACAGTTAGTCCAAAGATTTAATATTCCTAATTCTCATCATTTTAGATATCTGCAACTTAGAAGCTTTGTTAAGAGTATCATACCGCTTTTCCCAAATAAACCTCTTACAACAGTTTTAGATGATGTTATGTCTTTAGATCCGACAGAGAAAGGGGGAATTAAGCGcatttttaatctaatttcTCATTTAGTAGCTCCGTCCTTATCCAGACTCAAAGACCTGTGGGCACGGGATCTTCAAATACCAATCGGAGAGGGACTGTGGTCTAAGGTTTTGGGCAGGGTACATAATTCATCTATGTGCGCTCTTCATGCTCTGATTCAATTTAAGGTAGTACATCGGGTACACTATTCTAAAGTAAGATTGTCCAGAATCTTTTCAGAAATCAGCCCTTTGTGTGATAGGTGTAAGCTGGTGGATGCAACACTGATCCATATGTTTTGGTTATGTCCGAGCTTAGAAATATTTTGGAAGCCCTCTCCCTAGTGTTGGGGGTCGGAATCACTCCTGATCCTTTAATATCAATATTTGGAGTTTTACCGGAGGGTCTGCGGCTGCCTACTTGGGGGTGTAGGGTTATTGCATTTACCACCCTTTTGGCACGACGTTTGGTTCTTTTGAGGTGGAAGGAGGCTGCCCCACCCACAACATCGCATTGGATAAGGGATGTGCTGATGAACCTTTGGCTCGAGAAAATCAGATATATTCTTCGCGGTTCTGAAAAGAAATTTTACAGTACATGGGGAccttttctttcattctttgaTAACACCGCTACACAAGTACAGGAATGACATATGCACTGTTACTGTATATTGTCAATTTAGCTATGGGGGATGGGCAATAGTATGGTCGCTTTCCATGCTGCTCCTATTTGGACATTTGAACGTATTGCACTGTATTTTGATTCTGTAACTATTGTCTATTGAGAGTGATGGCACGGAAGAACTTTCTATGGCTCTCTGGACATTTACGATTAGACTTGGACTTCATGGTTGGCTGTGTTTGGTAACTTAGAGtggaaaatttatttttatttatttattttattttatttttagtttggGGAGAGGGGTgttctgtatttttgtaaaaccaataaaaagaaatttgaaaaaaagaaaaaaaatttaaatggttaatctaaatgttaaatctaaatcttgaatctaaatcttaaatataagtcttaaatataaatcttgaatctaaatgttaaatctaacTCTTAAATCtacattttaaatatatgtcTTAAATCTACATCTTAACTATATATCCTAAATGTAAATCTCAAATCTAAATCGtaaatgttaaatgtaaatCCTAACTCTTGAAACATGTGGAACTAAATTCTTTATGTAACATGTAAATTCATATGACTGGTGACCggaagtaaattaaaaaaaataaaataaaagttggagcagctcagactgtgttTGCATATTAGCTAAATATCTAGTTTCACCTGTTTCAAGATTtagatttacatttaagatatacagtatatttaaaatttacattttaaatttaagctttatatttaagatttaacatttacattaaggatttagatttaagatttagatttaagatttagatttaagatttagatttaagatttaagatttagattgaatgtgcaaaaaaaaaaagtgactctaaaattttcacacattttaaaaactgctgcgttaaatgtgagaaaatgtcgtcgtaactttcagcatgtgctgctttacaaacggcgccccatagatAACTAAATGGTGGGGAAaagaacagatttttttttttttttttttttatacctttttggctgccattgatggtaattgatgtccgatccatttgaaatgggaggactgatgattctaagttaaaaatgacaaacatttcaaataataaatacgattacttaccttctttttatggctagattgaaacaaaagcagttgcgcgacgtctgtaaacggggtttccagggtaaaacagacaaatttaaaatagtttgggggcttattgcaccatgaatctgcaaaggcagcatatagacatattgttctattaaacacaacagtttttttgtcttaaaatacagcagtttattttaaagaggggtgtaagagcagaaatgtctgtgttttctgacatatatatatatatatgtatagtatagtaagtatgggggtgggtcagtgatgctgtggggctgtttcgcttccaaaggccctgggaaccttgttagggtgcatggcatcatgaatgatttgaaataccaggacattttaaatcaaaatcgaaagctgaagatgggtcgtcactgggtctttcagcaagacaatgaccctaaacatatggccaaatctacacagaaatggttgaccagtcaccagacacaaaatcaagctcctcccatggccatctcagttccCAGACCTTGCTTTGTTGgcgaaagggggttgtacaaagtattaacaccaggggtgctaataattgtgacacacattatttgatgtcaaataattatttctttatgtgggattttttccccactgaatgaatgcacttgtattgaaggttagatttttctctttttttccattacggTCCCATattaattgaataaaaaaaatatattagtagCTAAaagacacatctttttcagaggtgccaataattatggagggcactgtatacggTAATTTTCCGACTACAAGCCACTATCTCCTACTTTGAAGCCTGCGGCTTATGGTACATAGTACTAGAGCATATCCCTTGGGCGATATATAACCTTTATGTTGTCACACCACTGCTGCGAAACTTGTCAAATGGCAAAAATGTGTGTATATTGCCCAGAAAATCAAATCTTCCTTGGTGGCGAAAGACGATATTTGACCAGATTAAGCTTCCCATGttaactgaattaaaaaaatatattagaagctaaaaaacacatctttttgagGGGTGCTAattattatggagggcactc
The DNA window shown above is from Corythoichthys intestinalis isolate RoL2023-P3 chromosome 14, ASM3026506v1, whole genome shotgun sequence and carries:
- the tyw3 gene encoding tRNA wybutosine-synthesizing protein 3 homolog isoform X3; amino-acid sequence: MEKTFSEWKKRCLNKADLSKKANVDEDIVDLVSMLNSCEEYFTTSSCSGRITVMETVSDEASESCVVQKKNLTWLFVSHQKCKFDDVMTALANSCGNAVLKFEPFVLHVQCRTLENAQLLLSGAVQSGFRNSGITLGKTGKIMMVTELRHIMEIDTWYMQHFNAYL
- the tyw3 gene encoding tRNA wybutosine-synthesizing protein 3 homolog isoform X2, with the translated sequence MEKTFSEWKKRCLNKADLSKKANVDEDIVDLVSMLNSCEEYFTTSSCSGRITVMETASESCVVQKKNLTWLFVSHQKCKFDDVMTALANSCGNAVLKFEPFVLHVQCRTLENAQLLLSGAVQSGFRNSGITLGKTGKIMMAVRCTHGLEVPLSKQGSLLVSQEYIQFLIEIANQKLEENQRRIERFHQRIQTTVMTNKHQKPPDKEEKLVTKDNISIKQSRQTDDCHSDESIIESDEDLHLVKWFNGAL
- the tyw3 gene encoding tRNA wybutosine-synthesizing protein 3 homolog isoform X1; this translates as MEKTFSEWKKRCLNKADLSKKANVDEDIVDLVSMLNSCEEYFTTSSCSGRITVMETVSDEASESCVVQKKNLTWLFVSHQKCKFDDVMTALANSCGNAVLKFEPFVLHVQCRTLENAQLLLSGAVQSGFRNSGITLGKTGKIMMAVRCTHGLEVPLSKQGSLLVSQEYIQFLIEIANQKLEENQRRIERFHQRIQTTVMTNKHQKPPDKEEKLVTKDNISIKQSRQTDDCHSDESIIESDEDLHLVKWFNGAL